The Natrinema caseinilyticum genomic sequence TCCAGTCGGCCATGAACGGCGCGATGATCGACTCGCTCGTGGGACGGACGGCGAGCCGTTCCTCGAGTTCATCGTGGCCGCCCTGGGTCACCCACGCGACCTCGGGGTCGAATCCCTCGACGATGTCTTTCTCTCGCTCGAGGAAGCTCTCCGGGATGAAAAGCGGGAAGTAGACGTTGTCGACGCCGGTTTCCTTGAACCAGCCGTCGAGCGCGTCCTGAATCCCCTCCCAGAGCGCGTATCCGCGGGGTTTCGTGACGATGAACCCGCCCATCGGGGCGTAGTCGGCGAGGTCGGCTTTCTGGACGACCTCGGCGTACCACTCGCCGGGTTTGTGCGATTTCGACTCGGTGATCCCGAGCTCCTGACTCTCGTCGCTCATTGATTCGACTCTCAGGCAGCGCGGTCTTAAACCATGCGAAGGGCGAACGCCGGTTCGCGAACTCGCCGCGGGTCAGTAGCGTCGCGGTCAGCTACCGTTGCGGTCGAGTCGCTCGCCGCGGGTGTATCTCCCGTGGAATGCGAGCATGTCGATACCCATTACCACCAGCGAGAGTCCGCCGACGCTGGTCAGGAGGAAAAAGGCCCAACCGCTTCCGGCGAGCCCGACCGGAAACGACAACCCGAGAAGGACGTTCCCGGCACCGTTCCACCGGTACCACGCCCAGCGATCGGTCAGTCTCGTATCTGTCGCCGCGACGATATCGAACAGTCCGGCCAGTCCAAGCAACCCCGTCTGACCGAGCAACGCCGGCGTTTGGAGGGGGTCAGCCCCGAGCAGGAAGATGCCGGAGCCGCCGACGAGGAGCAAAAACACGCCGACGACCGCACTGAGTTGGCGGTGACGACGTTCGTTCATATGGTTCCGGGCGTCGATCGAAAGCGTCGGTTCCGTGTGCGGAGAGACATTGTTTCAAGTTCGTGTGGTCAATACTTAACCATTGGTGGAATGCGTTCGCCTGCGCTGTAAACGGTAAACGAAAAGCCGGTTTTGTCCGGTTCTCACAGTTTTATGCGGTCGACTGCCGTACGAAGGGACGGTATGAAAGCAATCGAAGTCGACGCGTACGGCGACAGCGACGAACTCGCCGTGGTCGACGTACAGACGCCGGAACCGGACGCGGGGGAGGTCCGCATCGACATCGAAGCGGCGGGCATCAATTTCGCGGACATCATGCAGCGCCGCGGCCACTACCCGGGCGGTCCCGAGCCGCCGTACGTCCCCGGCATGGAAGCCGCGGGAACGGTCGACGCGGTCGGCGAGGGAGTCGACGACCTCGCGGAAGGCGACCGCGTCGTCGGGATGCTGAACACCGGCGGCTACGCGGAGTCAGTCACCGCCGACGCCGGAATGCTCTTTCCGATTCCGGACGCGATGAGTTTCGAGGAGGCCGCCGGCTTTCCCGTCCAGTTTCTCACCGCTCACGCCTGCCTCTTCGAGTGGGGCGGACTCGAGGCGGGCGAATCGGTGCTGATCCAGGCCGCCGCTGGCGGGGTCGGCACGGCCGCCGTCCAGCTGGCGTCGAACGCCGGCGCCGAGGTCTTCGGGACCGCGAGCACGCAAGAGAAACT encodes the following:
- a CDS encoding quinone oxidoreductase family protein — translated: MKAIEVDAYGDSDELAVVDVQTPEPDAGEVRIDIEAAGINFADIMQRRGHYPGGPEPPYVPGMEAAGTVDAVGEGVDDLAEGDRVVGMLNTGGYAESVTADAGMLFPIPDAMSFEEAAGFPVQFLTAHACLFEWGGLEAGESVLIQAAAGGVGTAAVQLASNAGAEVFGTASTQEKLDLAADLGCDHPINYTETDFREVVDEETDGEGVDLVLESVGDDVFDRSLDAMAHFGRMVTYGVASGVPAEVSNQRLLFENKTVSGFHLGQAAMHDPNRVMKAIPDLTDGFAGGDLEVILGESFALEDAAEAHQYIEDRKSSGKIVLEP